The region GCATTACCATGGGTGTCAATCGCCAAACTTATGAACGTATTGTCCACGAGCTGGATGAGTGCCGTAAACGGATTGTGGCTATTGCTGAAGAATGTAGCGACATTAGGCAGGTCTATAGATTGAATTTACAGTTTTTCCCGCTTTCAAAAGAAGTGGTAAAAAACGAGGAGGCTTAGGATGTTGAAAAAACTGTACTTGGTGTGTGGCGTGGTGGCTCTTGCCTTGGGTTGTTCTGGGACTTCTACGGAACCGAATACTTTTACGGGAGGCGGTGTTTTGTGGAATCCTGAGGCGGGTGACCTGGCTGTCAATACGGCCGTTTATGCTACGACATGGCCGAAAGGTGCTGTTGAAAATGGTCACTGGTTCTGGGAAGTACAGACTGATGTTGAGGATGGCGGCCTTTCGATGATTGAATGGCCTGTTGCCCCAGGTGATGGTGCAGATCCTTTGGCTCCTATTATCGAGACTTGCAGCGGTATTTGCGGAACGGCTGTTTTGAAAACGGGTGATTTGTATTACCATCCGTTTGTATCGCTTGGATTCGTTCTGGCAAATAATGAAATTGGCGAATCTGTGCCGGTAGATGTCTCGAATTGGGGTGGCATCTGCGTTTCCTATTCGTCTGATGCAAGTCCTACGCTGGAGCTGGATCTGGGCGAAGAAGTGAATGAATCCCTTGGTTACGGTCAGCCTGCTGCTGCGTTGCCTAAAACGTACGATGGGGCTGTTGTTTCGAAATGCTTGAGCTGGGATGATTTCTTGATACCATCTTGGGCGAGGGCGAATGTCCCTGCGTACTGGAAGGGAAACGCTGGCGCGAAGGCTGCAAAGCAACTCGTTGCTGTTCGGTTTAAATTCCAGGCGATTGAAGGCGGGTATAAGTTTAACATCAAGTCTGTAAGGACTTTGTCCGGGGTTTCTTTTGACTATGGTTATCTGCAGCCTCCTGTTGATGATTCTGAGGATCGCCGAGGCTCGATTGGCGGGGATGGCGATAAAACGGACTCGGTTGACGTAAAGCGCCGTTCTGGAGATCTAGTCTATGAGGCTCTTGATTCGGTACTGGATTCATTGCTTAGCGGGGTGACTGGTGATGAAACGGAAGGTCCGTGGTTCTGGAGCATGGATGACGAAGCTCTCTATCTGAAGCACAATTTTGAGGATAATGAGCCTGATGCGTCTGTTCGCCTGTTTCAGCTGAAGGATGGGGTTGAAAAGCCTGTTTCGGTAGAAAACTTGAATTGGGAAGAGATGTGTCTTGCTTATAAGTCGAAAGAATTTTTGACATTGAAGTTTAACTTAAACCGTATGCCGAAAAATTTGCTTGGCGATAGAACGTCAATTACATTGCCGATAGGCCAGTTTGGAAAAGATAATTGTGTCAGTTCAGATGACCTTCCGGTAATGCTTTCTGGCTTGCTGCAAAGCTCTAAATGATTTTTTAAACTCCTTGGGGAGGAGGACAACAAAAGGACCCGGCGAAAGCCGGGTCCTTTTCCAAACAACAGGAGAATTAGTTTCTTAGCGGAGCTTGATCTGCTTAACGCTCTTCTGGCTGCCCATCTTGACGATGAGGACTGCTGCGCCGCGAGCGCTTGTATTCAGCTGGACTTCGTTTGCGCCGGCCTTTGCGTTGAAGCTTTGCTGAGCGATAATCTGACCCATGCTGTTCATGAGCGTTGCGGTACCGCGTGTAGCCTTGTTGGTGTTGAAGGTGGCCTTCACTGTACCCGGCTGCACGTTTACGAGCATTCTGGATGCGGCGACAGCGCGCGGCATGCAGATTCCGATGGAACCCTTGCCCCAGTCGCCATTTGCGTTTGCCGGGATGAGTTCGCCCTTGGCGATACCTTCCAGCTTCGGCTTCTTGGTGTTGAAGTTCTGGAGTGTGTCTGCGGTGCCGTCGGCCTTCCAGAGGAGGATGTTGTCGAGGTACATGTCGCCAGTGAATTGTGTGCCGTAAACGTTGATGCCGATGGCATTAACCTTGGAAAGGTCCGTGAAGGCGAGCTGATCGTCGCCGTCGCCGAATTCGATCTTGTAATTCTTGAAGGTTCCGAGGTCATCGACGTTACCGAGGCTGATTTCCTTCCAGTCCCAGCTGCCGGACATGTTGAAGAGGGAAACGCTTGCCCAGCCGTATTCGCCGCAGCCATCGCGGGTTGCGTCCAAGCACGGGCCTGCGGATTCGCCTGCGACTCGCATGTCGAAGGAGATGGCTACGTACTGGCTCCAGCTCTTGTTGACGTCGATACGCATGGTGCCTGCTTCGCTAGAGTCGGACTGTACGGTCTTGTAAATGATGTGGAGGGCGTTGTTGCCGTCGGTGATTTCTGGGTTTTCCTTGATGGTGGAGTCGATGGAATTGCCCGGAATTGCGGCGAGGTCGTAAGCTTCGCGCATGGCGTTGAGGGTTTCGTAATCGGTGATGTCGCCGACTTTACCCTGGTACTTGTTGGTCTGGCGGCGGATAATGGTGAAGTTGCCGTTGCCTTCATCGCCGGTATCCCACACGCAAGGGACGAGGCCGTTCTTCTTTGCTGCTGCGACCGTGTAGCCGTACCAAGCGGCGCGAGCCTTCAGGTGGGTTTTAAGATTGTTGCCGGAAAGTTCGTCGAGACGCTTGACGGCACCCATTTCGCCGATCACGACCGGGATGCCCTTATCGTAGAAGCGAGTCTTGAGGCCGCTGAAGAGCTGGTCGATGGATTTCTTGGAGCCGAGAGCCGAGCCGGAGCATGTGTGGGCTGCGTCGTTACCTGGAGTCTGGTCTTCCCAGTAGTAGAACATCTTGCCCCAGTCTTCGTCACCGCTAGTCATCAAGGAGAACTGATAGGGATAGAAGTGGACTTCGGCCATGGTGTAGCCTTCGCCAGCCGGGTCAACCGGGTAAAGTTCAGAGAGGAGCGGAGCCTTGTCAATTTCGGTACGCGGGGACTGCACAACCACGATACGGGTGGCGTTGTTGCCGCCGGTGGCGCGCACAGCCTTGAGGCAGGCTTCATGGAATTTCTTGAGGACCTGCATACGGGTGGCGTCGAATGCCCACTGGCCGTTGTCGGCACCGCCGTTCCACGGGTCGTTTACGCCCGGTTCGTTAGCGGAAGCGAAAATGAGGTGTTCGTCGTAAGCGGCGAACTTGGTGGCGATTTGGGTCCAGTAAGATTCCTGCTTGGCGGCGACTGCGTCTGCAGAGCTGTTTACGAGGCCGGTCTTGTCGTAGCCTTCGCCGTCAAAGACGTGGTCTTCGAGCCAGCCGCCGTCCCAGTGGCTGTTCAAAATGGCGTACATGCCGTTGTTGATGACGAGGTCCACGACCGTCTTCACGGAGTCGAGCCAGCCAGCGTTGATGGTGCCGTTGGAGGCGTGGGAGTCCCAAGCGCAAGGAATA is a window of Fibrobacter sp. UWB4 DNA encoding:
- a CDS encoding glycoside hydrolase family 5 protein, producing the protein MRLNTFGIAASSILLAAASAFALPKATEIYPLMGLGYNIGNTMEVPENPTLWGNPFPDAAYVKAIKDAGFTTVRIPCAWDSHASNGTINAGWLDSVKTVVDLVINNGMYAILNSHWDGGWLEDHVFDGEGYDKTGLVNSSADAVAAKQESYWTQIATKFAAYDEHLIFASANEPGVNDPWNGGADNGQWAFDATRMQVLKKFHEACLKAVRATGGNNATRIVVVQSPRTEIDKAPLLSELYPVDPAGEGYTMAEVHFYPYQFSLMTSGDEDWGKMFYYWEDQTPGNDAAHTCSGSALGSKKSIDQLFSGLKTRFYDKGIPVVIGEMGAVKRLDELSGNNLKTHLKARAAWYGYTVAAAKKNGLVPCVWDTGDEGNGNFTIIRRQTNKYQGKVGDITDYETLNAMREAYDLAAIPGNSIDSTIKENPEITDGNNALHIIYKTVQSDSSEAGTMRIDVNKSWSQYVAISFDMRVAGESAGPCLDATRDGCGEYGWASVSLFNMSGSWDWKEISLGNVDDLGTFKNYKIEFGDGDDQLAFTDLSKVNAIGINVYGTQFTGDMYLDNILLWKADGTADTLQNFNTKKPKLEGIAKGELIPANANGDWGKGSIGICMPRAVAASRMLVNVQPGTVKATFNTNKATRGTATLMNSMGQIIAQQSFNAKAGANEVQLNTSARGAAVLIVKMGSQKSVKQIKLR